In a single window of the Debaryomyces hansenii CBS767 chromosome A complete sequence genome:
- a CDS encoding DEHA2A07260p (similar to uniprot|P38702 Saccharomyces cerevisiae YHR002w Mitochondrial carrier protein LEU5) has product MIPTTNRNKLNMNCNEESTPFEPVRVIDKQSLDYVLRSGVSGGLAGSAAKTLIAPLDRVKILFQTSNPEFLKYRGKFSGLFRASKRIWSNDGFYGLFQGHSVTLLRIFPYAAIKFVAYEQIRTILIPTDLHETAIRRFMAGSLSGLASVFFTYPLDLLRVRMAFETKHLHNDDIRANSRQHIIAQHRGRLSTTVREILNERPPHKVNDPTWFKLMRQNLPPSVMSLSNFYRGFAPTILGMIPYAGVSFYTHDLIHDILRSKYLSKYTVQSAGALSHSISTSSSSNRVIRKSSSNKDQINSRDSRLPLKAYAQLLAGGLAGMCSQTAAYPFEVIRRRMQVGGAVNQGQHLSFKSTAKIVYRESGFRGFFVGLSIGYIKVIPMVACSFYVYERCKMFFGI; this is encoded by the coding sequence ATGATACCGACAACTAATAGAAATAAACTAAATATGAATTGCAACGAGGAGTCGACGCCATTTGAACCTGTTCGAGTGATTGATAAGCAATCGTTGGATTATGTATTAAGGTCTGGGGTCTCGGGTGGTTTAGCTGGAAGTGCAGCTAAAACTCTAATTGCCCCATTGGATAGAGTAAAGATTCTCTTTCAAACGTCAAACCCAGAATTTTTAAAGTATAGAGGCAAGTTTTCAGGACTCTTTCGTGCAAGTAAGCGAATCTGGTCCAACGATGGGTTTTATGGGTTATTTCAAGGTCATTCGGTTACTTTGTTAAGAATCTTCCCCTATGCAGCTATTAAGTTTGTTGCTTATGAGCAAATCAGAACTATTTTGATCCCAACGGATTTACACGAAACTGcaattagaagatttatGGCTGGTTCATTATCTGGTTTAGCAAGCGTTTTCTTTACATATCCATTGGATTTACTTAGAGTTAGAATGGCATTTGAAACTAAGCATTTACACAACGATGACATAAGGGCTAATAGTCGTCAACACATCATAGCGCAGCATCGAGGACGATTAAGTACAACCGTTcgagaaatattaaatgaaCGCCCACCCCATAAAGTAAATGACCCTACCTGGTTCAAACTCATGAGACAGAATTTGCCTCCGTCAGTAATGTCATTATCAAACTTTTACAGAGGGTTTGCTCCAACTATTTTGGGAATGATTCCCTACGCGGGGGTATCATTCTATACGCACGATTTGATCCATGATATCTTGAgatccaaatatttatcgAAGTACACTGTTCAGTCAGCAGGTGCTCTTTCCCACTCGATTTCCACTTCATCTTCAAGCAATAGAGTTATTAGAAAATCTTCGAGCAATAAAGaccaaataaattcaagaGATTCCAGGTTGCCTTTGAAAGCATATGCGCAATTACTAGCAGGTGGACTCGCCGGTATGTGTTCACAAACTGCTGCATATCCATTTGAAGttataagaagaagaatgcAAGTGGGTGGTGCGGTAAATCAAGGGCAAcatttatcattcaaatcCACGGCAAAAATAGTTTATAGAGAAAGCGGATTTAGAGGCTTTTTTGTTGGTTTAAGTATTGGCTACATAAAAGTCATCCCGATGGTTGCATGTTCATTTTACGTTTACGAAAGATGTAAAATG